The candidate division WOR-3 bacterium genome includes the window TCCATACCACCTATTTCATAACCTTCAACCATGCCGCCAATATGGAGCGCTGTTAAACACTTAATTTTCCCAAGTATGATTATATTTCCACGAAATCTATAATCCATCATTCCTCCTCTTTTTTGGGTGCTTGTGCATAAAAATACCCGTAAAGATTTTCAAAGAATGTAGAAAAGTCTTTTGTAGATTGTAAAACATCGCTGCTTTTCAGTATGATGTCTATTCCAGCTACAAGCAAATCTTTCAATTTGCTCATAGCTTCCTCTTGTTTTTTACCAATTCTTTTAATATCATAATGCGCACGGGATTTTATTAAATGAAGTTTAACCTTTATTTGTGCCGCAGTGGCACCGCTCTCAATTATTCTCTTCAATCCTTTCAAGTCATCAAAATACTGCCGCATTTTGGTGGTTGATAGTCCTTTCAAAAGACGGGCAATTTCTTCGGCTTTATTTAATGTGACATCATTGAGGAAGCCGGCTTTGAAGATATTCTTAAAATCATCACCCTGTGACATAATACCTCCTTATATTTTATGCCTTGTGGCAAGTAAGGCAAGGGTTGCCCATAAAGGCGTAGTTTTTATCATTTTGGGCATTTTTGTTAATAATTCATTATATACAATATTCTCTTTGCCCTCATTATCTAAGGGGGGGACATTTCTTTTTAAATGATAGAGAAACTTCGGAACCCACCCTGGATTTTCTTTTCCATCATCAGCAAAGTGAGTCCAGTAGATTTGGAGAATATTATAGACAAAACTATGGGATAACTTTTTCTCCTTAATAAATGTAATTAGACCATCAGCAAATTCCAAAGCAGGAAGGGCATCGGACCAAAATGCTGCGAAATCAAACAATGCAATGGAATCTTTTTCTTTCCCATTTCTAATATTTCTTTTAGCGAAACCTTCCAATTTTTCCTTTGCAATGTTTGCGGCAATGCCAATAGGAAATTTGTGTTTAATAAGATGGATTCCACCTGAGATGTGAATTTCTGGATTATTGCCGGAATATTCTTTAAATTTTTTGTATATCTCTTCAGCAATTTTTACAGATTTATTCCAAGGACCAACTATAAATAGATCGTCACCCCCCGAATAAAGAAGATAAATATCACCTATCGCCTCGGCTAACT containing:
- the csm2 gene encoding type III-A CRISPR-associated protein Csm2, translating into MSQGDDFKNIFKAGFLNDVTLNKAEEIARLLKGLSTTKMRQYFDDLKGLKRIIESGATAAQIKVKLHLIKSRAHYDIKRIGKKQEEAMSKLKDLLVAGIDIILKSSDVLQSTKDFSTFFENLYGYFYAQAPKKEEE